The following proteins are encoded in a genomic region of Paenibacillus antri:
- a CDS encoding carbohydrate ABC transporter permease, with protein MVRTDRLFLAAVYTFLFLLSAAMIFPLLYVLAVSFTDPKVYVPDQLTLWPKKWSLSAYEYILSGGAIVNALKSTLFITVVGTPISLIVTSSFAYMLSKNYLPGRNVMLLLVLFTMLFSPGMIPNYLLIRNLGLLDSLWALILPMATNAWSILVMKSFYQSIPSELEDSARIDGCNDLQIYSRIILPLSKAPMAAFTLFFAVAFWNVYFSALLYLRDSTQWTLQVILQQVVLASNASQFVDSAVASQMDNIMTMPPETVKMATIIIVIAPILLVYPFLQKHFAKGVLIGSVKG; from the coding sequence ATGGTAAGAACCGATCGACTGTTTCTCGCCGCCGTCTACACGTTCCTCTTTCTGTTATCGGCCGCGATGATATTTCCGTTGCTTTACGTGTTGGCCGTATCGTTCACGGACCCGAAAGTGTACGTTCCGGATCAATTGACGTTGTGGCCGAAGAAGTGGTCTCTTAGCGCGTACGAGTACATTCTTTCCGGCGGGGCGATCGTTAACGCCTTGAAATCTACGTTATTCATCACGGTTGTCGGAACGCCGATCTCTCTCATCGTTACAAGCTCGTTCGCCTACATGTTGTCCAAAAATTATTTGCCCGGACGCAACGTCATGCTGCTGCTCGTTCTGTTTACGATGCTGTTCAGCCCCGGCATGATTCCGAATTATTTACTGATCCGAAATTTAGGGTTACTGGATAGTTTATGGGCTCTGATTCTCCCGATGGCGACGAACGCCTGGTCGATTCTCGTCATGAAAAGCTTCTATCAATCGATTCCGTCCGAACTGGAGGATTCCGCCAGAATCGACGGCTGCAACGACCTTCAGATTTATTCGCGCATCATCTTGCCGCTCTCGAAGGCGCCGATGGCCGCGTTCACTTTATTCTTCGCCGTAGCCTTCTGGAACGTGTACTTCTCAGCCCTTCTTTACTTGCGGGACAGTACGCAATGGACGTTGCAGGTCATTCTGCAGCAGGTCGTCCTTGCCTCGAACGCGTCGCAATTCGTCGACAGCGCCGTGGCGTCGCAGATGGATAACATCATGACGATGCCGCCCGAGACGGTCAAGATGGCCACGATTATTATCGTCATCGCGCCGATCCTGCTCGTCTATCCGTTTTTACAGAAGCATTTCGCCAAGGGCGTATTGATCGGGTCGGTCAAGGGATGA